The Styela clava chromosome 2, kaStyClav1.hap1.2, whole genome shotgun sequence genome contains a region encoding:
- the LOC144432117 gene encoding putative N-acetylated-alpha-linked acidic dipeptidase: protein MLELFRAIGAAVRNGWKPRRTSVFCSWGAEEYGLIGSAEWVEEFQRVLGSRSVAYLNVDSSIRGGYSFSGGGSPSIKNAVFEAAQLVTNPYPSEIAEGRKNVYDTWAYTNGDIKPGEATPFT from the exons ATGCTGGAACTTTTTAGGGCAATTGGTGCGGCAGTAAGGAATGGATGGAAACCTCGCCGAACAAGTGTATTTTGCAGCTGGGGAGCTGAGGAATATGGATTGATCGGATCTGCTGAATGGGTTGAA GAGTTTCAGAGAGTTTTGGGTTCGAGATCTGTTGCCTACCTAAACGTTGATTCCTCCATTAGAGGGGGTTATAGTTTTAGTGGTGGTGGTTCTCCAAGTATTAAGAATGCCGTATTTGAAGCCGCACAACTCGTGACTAATCCATATCCAAGTGAAATAGCCGAGGGAAGAAAGAATGTATACGATACATGGGCTTATACAAATGGAGATATCAAACCTGGGGAAGCTACTCCATTTACCTAg